From a region of the Mucilaginibacter auburnensis genome:
- a CDS encoding DUF4249 domain-containing protein, protein MMVFRFKYFKLISCVSLACLLFYACKEKYFPQTNDVNPDYLVIDGFINTGGDSTIINLSRTFKLESKAIMAVEKGATVMVENDGGASFTLTEIAAKPGSYAIPAIPQDHTKKYRLRVILKGGKQYLSDFVESKVSPPVELTYDFRHEQLNIYANTEDVSGKSKYYNYTFTETWEYQSKLKSLWKVVGREIRQRHFPEDNIFYCYHTLTSGKIVLTSTDALINDKVADFQLVNIPKNSEKIGQQYSILVKQNVLTKGGFQFLSNLKKNTESVGSIFDAQPSLLYGNIHSVSNPAEVVIGYVSAGTITQKRLTLLARDFPFHYQGNADDKYCIASLDTFWVNKGEVQKYIIDPVPPQLIPVGDSSSRGKPVWISATPEFYCVDCRLQGGTNVAPPYWIQ, encoded by the coding sequence ATGATGGTGTTTAGATTTAAATATTTCAAGCTAATATCATGTGTGTCACTTGCATGCCTTTTGTTTTATGCGTGCAAAGAGAAATATTTTCCTCAAACTAACGATGTAAACCCTGATTATTTGGTAATTGACGGATTTATCAATACCGGAGGTGATTCTACTATAATTAATTTAAGCAGAACTTTCAAATTGGAAAGTAAAGCGATTATGGCCGTTGAAAAAGGAGCTACTGTTATGGTGGAAAATGATGGTGGAGCAAGTTTCACCTTAACTGAAATTGCAGCAAAACCGGGTAGCTATGCCATACCTGCTATTCCTCAGGATCATACAAAAAAATACAGGTTGCGCGTGATACTTAAAGGAGGTAAGCAGTATCTATCTGATTTTGTAGAGAGTAAGGTTTCACCTCCTGTTGAACTTACCTATGATTTCAGACACGAACAATTAAACATTTATGCCAATACGGAAGATGTATCCGGTAAAAGTAAATATTACAATTACACTTTTACTGAAACATGGGAATATCAATCCAAACTTAAATCGCTTTGGAAAGTTGTTGGCCGCGAAATCAGACAACGACACTTTCCTGAGGATAATATATTTTACTGTTATCATACATTAACATCCGGTAAAATAGTGCTTACATCTACCGATGCACTTATAAATGACAAGGTTGCAGATTTTCAATTAGTTAATATTCCAAAAAATTCAGAAAAAATAGGTCAGCAGTACAGTATATTGGTGAAACAAAATGTCTTGACGAAGGGTGGTTTTCAGTTTTTATCTAATCTTAAAAAAAATACAGAGAGCGTGGGCAGTATTTTTGATGCTCAGCCATCTTTGTTGTACGGCAATATCCATAGTGTTTCTAATCCGGCCGAAGTAGTAATAGGTTATGTTAGTGCAGGAACAATAACTCAAAAACGTTTAACCCTATTAGCGAGAGACTTTCCTTTTCATTATCAGGGTAATGCTGATGATAAATATTGCATTGCAAGTTTAGATACGTTTTGGGTGAATAAAGGAGAAGTGCAAAAATACATAATTGATCCGGTGCCGCCGCAATTAATACCTGTTGGCGATTCGAGCTCGCGTGGCAAACCGGTTTGGATATCGGCTACACCTGAGTTTTATTGTGTGGATTGCAGGTTACAGGGTGGCACTAATGTAGCACCTCCTTATTGGATACAGTAG
- a CDS encoding DUF4249 domain-containing protein — MARFNHISFFIIMLTGFALSGCKERYVQPVKDVNSNFLVVEGLINTGADSTIFNLSYTFKLDGKAIVTPEKTATVSVETENGPVYALPETIKGGKYGANLGLDPAKKYRLRIRTKDNKEYVSQFVESKVSPPFNLNYNFDNNALNFTLDTYDASGKSIYYKYDYEETWEYESQLFSSFKIENGNILPRNLSTENIHTCWRVLPSPNILLTSTANLSESRVTDRPILSIPSKSQKLHIEYSILVKQSVLTAEAFAFWETLRNNTEKVGSIFDAQPSQLFGNIKSTSNADETVIGFVSAGTVTQKRLLFIVSEFPSPWFNVEDKTECLEAVSKITFLRSTGRQFIPLDAGGGTEKLSCADCRLFGGSTQKPSYWK; from the coding sequence ATGGCAAGGTTTAACCATATTTCTTTTTTTATAATAATGCTGACGGGCTTTGCTCTGTCCGGCTGTAAAGAAAGATATGTTCAGCCGGTTAAAGATGTAAATTCCAATTTTTTAGTTGTAGAGGGTTTAATAAATACAGGCGCTGATTCAACCATATTTAATTTAAGCTACACATTTAAATTAGACGGGAAAGCCATAGTTACGCCCGAAAAGACAGCCACTGTTAGCGTAGAAACAGAAAACGGACCTGTTTATGCGCTTCCCGAAACGATTAAAGGTGGCAAGTACGGCGCTAATTTGGGATTGGACCCCGCTAAGAAATATAGATTACGAATACGCACTAAAGACAATAAGGAATACGTCTCTCAATTTGTTGAAAGCAAAGTATCACCGCCCTTCAATCTTAATTACAATTTTGATAATAACGCGTTAAATTTCACCCTTGATACTTACGATGCCTCGGGGAAAAGCATTTATTATAAATATGATTATGAAGAAACTTGGGAATACGAAAGTCAGTTGTTTTCGTCGTTTAAAATAGAGAATGGTAACATATTACCACGAAATCTATCAACAGAGAATATCCATACATGTTGGCGTGTTTTACCCTCGCCTAATATTTTGCTGACCTCTACAGCCAATCTTTCTGAAAGCCGGGTTACAGACAGGCCAATTCTATCTATCCCAAGTAAATCACAAAAGCTGCATATTGAATATAGTATTTTAGTAAAACAAAGTGTATTAACTGCTGAAGCGTTCGCTTTTTGGGAAACACTCAGAAATAACACCGAAAAAGTGGGAAGCATTTTTGACGCGCAGCCATCTCAATTGTTCGGCAATATAAAGTCAACGTCTAATGCGGATGAAACCGTTATTGGTTTTGTTAGCGCCGGAACGGTCACGCAAAAACGACTTTTATTTATTGTTTCAGAATTTCCAAGTCCATGGTTTAATGTTGAAGACAAAACAGAGTGTTTAGAGGCAGTTTCTAAAATAACATTTCTTAGGTCAACAGGAAGGCAATTTATACCCCTGGATGCTGGTGGCGGTACAGAAAAATTATCTTGTGCAGATTGCCGGTTATTTGGCGGATCAACTCAAAAACCCTCTTATTGGAAGTAA
- a CDS encoding TonB-dependent receptor has protein sequence MRSLYLITGFLLLSIASFAQDRLLTVNFQQANVKQVVTAIEAQSDYYFYYDALQFDSLHVTMVAERKPLTAILDEAFKNTPYKYAINNRQVFLTKGRAVDVKLADQYFSSVQAGTQPVNNVTPVVAAAVTDEVKPKAVEALSENKTYNIGIPTNTITPGKATVAGYVRDAKSGEPVVGASIYVPSTQQGVATDGFGYYSISLPKGPNTLQIKGLGMKDTRRQLMVFSDGRINIEMQEQVTSLKEVKISAEKVANVRSTDMGVTKLDIKSIKQVPTVFGETDVLRVVLTLPGVQSVGEASTGFNVRGGAADQNLILFNDATIYNPAHFFGFFSAFDPDLVKDVELYKSTIPEKYGGRLSSVLEVNNREGNRKKYTGSGSLGLLTSRFYIEGPIDTNKTSFIFGGRTTYADWLLKSLQQPSYRNSSASFYDLNLGISHQINERNQIYLSAYTSSDGFKLNGDTSYNYGNTNLSLKWRHTFNNKLYGVFGGGYDYYQYGIKSDVSATNAYKFNFNIRQLNFRTDFTYYLNPKNTINVGLNSILYKLNPGSNLPWGDKSLVRPDIVPAEQALESALYIGNKMDVTQNLSMSLGMRFSMFNYLGPQTVNIYAPGQPTTEFNVIGSKTYNSGSVIKTYGAPEIRTSIRYILSEDFSVKASFNTLRQYIHLLSNTTAISPTDVWKLSDNNIKPQMGSQVSLGLYRNFKSNTIETSVEVYYKTLNNYLDYRSGAKLVLNQNIENDVLPVKGKSYGVEFFLKKSTGKLNGWLSYTYSRILLQQNNTNLGELINRGEWYPANYDKPHSVNLIGNYRFSHRYSISFNGVYSTGRPITLPITRFYYAGSERIYYSDRNQYRIPDYFRFDLSATFEPNHRVNQRFHSSWTLGVYNLTGRHNPYSTYYVSEGGKVNGYQLSIFAAAIPFVNYNIRF, from the coding sequence ATGAGATCACTATACCTTATCACAGGTTTTTTACTACTGAGCATTGCATCTTTTGCGCAGGACAGACTGCTTACTGTTAATTTTCAACAAGCTAATGTAAAACAGGTAGTTACGGCAATTGAGGCGCAAAGCGACTATTACTTTTATTACGATGCACTGCAGTTTGACAGCCTGCACGTAACAATGGTTGCTGAACGTAAACCACTAACTGCAATATTAGACGAGGCGTTTAAAAATACGCCTTACAAATATGCAATTAACAACCGGCAGGTTTTTTTAACTAAAGGTAGAGCGGTTGATGTAAAACTGGCCGATCAATATTTTAGTTCGGTACAAGCCGGCACGCAGCCTGTTAACAATGTTACACCGGTTGTTGCAGCTGCTGTAACCGACGAGGTAAAACCCAAAGCTGTTGAAGCTTTGTCTGAAAATAAAACCTATAATATAGGAATACCTACCAACACCATAACGCCGGGCAAGGCCACAGTAGCCGGATACGTAAGAGACGCAAAATCTGGAGAACCTGTTGTTGGTGCCAGTATTTACGTACCATCAACCCAACAAGGAGTTGCAACTGATGGGTTTGGCTATTATTCAATTAGTTTACCTAAGGGGCCTAATACTTTGCAAATTAAAGGATTGGGTATGAAAGATACCCGCAGGCAGTTAATGGTCTTTAGCGATGGTCGCATCAATATTGAAATGCAGGAGCAGGTAACCAGCTTAAAGGAGGTAAAAATATCTGCAGAAAAAGTGGCTAATGTACGTAGCACAGACATGGGGGTAACCAAACTGGATATAAAAAGCATAAAACAAGTGCCTACTGTATTTGGTGAAACAGATGTTTTGCGTGTTGTGTTAACATTGCCAGGGGTACAAAGTGTGGGTGAGGCCAGCACAGGTTTCAACGTTAGGGGAGGAGCTGCAGATCAAAACCTTATTTTGTTTAATGACGCCACCATTTATAATCCGGCACACTTTTTTGGTTTCTTCTCTGCGTTTGATCCGGATCTGGTTAAGGATGTAGAGCTCTATAAAAGCACCATCCCGGAGAAATACGGAGGCCGTTTATCATCAGTGCTTGAGGTGAACAACCGTGAGGGAAATCGAAAAAAATATACAGGTTCAGGTTCATTAGGTTTGCTTACCAGCAGGTTTTACATAGAAGGCCCTATTGACACCAATAAAACCTCATTTATTTTTGGCGGACGTACTACATATGCTGATTGGTTACTAAAAAGCCTTCAACAGCCTTCGTATAGAAACAGCAGTGCCTCATTTTATGATCTAAACCTCGGTATTAGTCATCAAATTAATGAAAGGAACCAGATTTACCTTTCTGCATATACCAGCAGCGACGGTTTTAAACTCAATGGCGATACCAGTTATAATTACGGAAATACAAACCTGTCGTTAAAATGGCGCCACACTTTCAATAATAAATTGTATGGTGTTTTTGGAGGAGGCTATGATTATTATCAGTATGGTATTAAAAGCGATGTGAGTGCTACCAATGCTTACAAATTCAATTTCAACATCAGGCAGTTAAATTTCCGTACAGATTTTACCTATTACCTAAATCCTAAAAATACAATCAATGTAGGTTTAAACAGCATACTTTATAAACTCAACCCGGGCAGCAATTTGCCATGGGGCGATAAATCACTTGTTAGACCGGACATTGTGCCGGCAGAACAAGCTTTAGAAAGCGCGCTTTACATTGGCAACAAGATGGACGTAACGCAAAATCTATCCATGAGCTTAGGAATGAGGTTTTCTATGTTTAATTATTTGGGGCCGCAAACAGTTAATATTTATGCACCCGGACAGCCTACTACAGAATTTAATGTTATTGGCAGCAAAACCTACAATAGCGGAAGTGTTATTAAAACTTACGGAGCGCCCGAGATCAGAACTTCAATACGGTATATATTGTCTGAAGATTTTTCAGTTAAAGCAAGTTTCAACACCCTGCGTCAATACATTCACCTGCTTTCAAATACAACAGCAATATCGCCAACAGATGTATGGAAGCTGAGCGATAATAACATTAAGCCGCAAATGGGCAGCCAGGTTTCGCTTGGTTTGTATAGAAACTTCAAATCCAATACTATCGAAACATCTGTAGAAGTGTATTATAAAACCCTAAATAATTATCTTGATTATCGTAGCGGCGCTAAACTGGTATTAAATCAAAATATTGAAAATGATGTGTTACCGGTAAAAGGCAAGTCTTATGGTGTTGAGTTCTTTCTGAAAAAATCAACCGGCAAATTGAACGGCTGGTTGAGTTACACTTACTCACGCATTCTGTTGCAACAGAACAATACCAATTTAGGTGAATTAATTAACAGAGGCGAATGGTATCCAGCTAATTATGATAAGCCCCACTCGGTTAACTTAATTGGTAATTACCGGTTCTCGCATCGTTACAGCATATCCTTTAATGGTGTTTACAGTACAGGCAGACCTATTACCCTGCCTATTACCCGTTTTTATTATGCAGGCTCTGAGCGTATCTATTATTCAGACAGAAATCAATACCGAATTCCTGATTATTTCCGGTTTGACCTTTCGGCAACATTTGAGCCGAACCACCGTGTGAACCAACGTTTCCATAGCTCTTGGACCTTGGGTGTTTATAACCTTACCGGGCGACACAATCCATATTCAACGTACTATGTATCTGAGGGCGGCAAGGTTAACGGTTATCAATTGTCAATTTTTGCTGCTGCAATACCATTTGTAAATTATAATATCCGTTTTTAA
- a CDS encoding AAA domain-containing protein, protein MSYFKELLKLLSAERAADEAQFETITKGTGAAHRRSLGLCWYPIVIRNTEPTRGDYLSVEVERTTHKEITHQIRFGSSVALFSNHDSADRINGTVTYIGSDRMRITVLTEELPDWSRNGKLGVDLLFDSHSYSEMEAALKLADKTESDLISVLTGAAEAVSIPAKYLDNALNQSQQHAVANVLGAKQLAIIHGPPGTGKTTTLVAAIKAMIQRGEPQILVVAPSNTAVDLLSEKLDAVGLNVLRIGNPVRVSSRLQRLTLESRMAEHSQMKDAKKLKKNASEFKNMAHKYKRNFGKAEREQRKALFNEAHKITRDATAIEDFIAEDIIIKTQVITATLVGANHYTVKNLKYNTVIIDEAGQALEPAAWIPILKANRLIMAGDHLQLPPTVKSSQRELAVTLLEKCVNLQPQTVTLLNEQYRMNSAIMGFSSLKFYNNKLTAHPSVANRVLTDKHKPFTFIDTAGAGYEEQSEGTSIANHEEAAFIAKHITSMNYPANTSLAVIAPYKEQVNLLKKVLVDTNADVNTVDGFQGQERDVVYISLTRSNNDGSIGFLSDYRRINVALTRAKLKLVIIGDSATLAQTPFYAELISYAENIDGYESVWDY, encoded by the coding sequence ATGAGTTACTTTAAAGAGCTTTTAAAATTACTATCAGCAGAGCGGGCCGCTGATGAGGCACAGTTTGAAACTATTACCAAAGGTACGGGCGCTGCACACCGCAGGTCTTTAGGCTTATGTTGGTATCCAATTGTAATAAGAAATACAGAGCCCACACGTGGCGATTACCTGAGTGTTGAGGTGGAGCGAACAACCCACAAAGAAATAACGCATCAGATACGTTTTGGCAGTTCAGTAGCGCTTTTTTCCAACCATGATAGTGCAGATAGAATTAACGGGACTGTAACGTATATAGGATCAGACCGGATGAGGATTACCGTACTTACCGAAGAACTTCCGGATTGGTCGCGGAATGGAAAATTAGGCGTTGATCTGCTATTTGACAGCCACAGCTACTCTGAAATGGAAGCTGCACTCAAACTGGCAGATAAAACAGAAAGCGATTTGATTAGCGTTTTAACAGGTGCTGCGGAAGCGGTTTCCATACCAGCTAAATATTTAGATAATGCGCTTAATCAATCACAACAGCATGCAGTAGCTAATGTATTAGGTGCCAAACAGCTGGCTATAATTCATGGCCCTCCGGGTACTGGCAAAACAACAACACTTGTAGCCGCCATTAAAGCAATGATACAACGAGGTGAGCCGCAAATACTGGTTGTTGCACCAAGCAACACCGCTGTTGATCTGCTAAGTGAAAAACTGGACGCGGTTGGTTTGAATGTGTTGCGAATAGGTAACCCCGTCAGGGTAAGTTCGCGGTTACAGCGTTTAACATTGGAAAGCCGCATGGCCGAACACAGTCAGATGAAAGATGCGAAGAAGCTAAAAAAGAATGCATCTGAGTTTAAAAACATGGCGCATAAATATAAGCGCAACTTTGGCAAGGCGGAACGCGAGCAGCGAAAGGCACTATTTAATGAGGCGCACAAAATAACCCGGGACGCCACTGCCATTGAAGATTTTATAGCCGAAGATATTATTATCAAAACCCAGGTAATAACCGCTACGCTGGTTGGAGCAAACCATTATACTGTTAAAAATTTAAAATACAATACGGTTATCATTGACGAGGCCGGACAGGCACTTGAGCCGGCCGCATGGATACCCATACTAAAAGCAAACCGCCTGATCATGGCGGGCGACCATTTGCAGTTGCCACCAACGGTAAAATCCAGTCAAAGGGAGTTGGCAGTAACATTGTTAGAAAAGTGTGTGAACCTGCAACCACAAACAGTTACTTTGCTTAATGAGCAATACCGTATGAATAGTGCCATAATGGGCTTTTCATCATTGAAGTTTTATAATAACAAACTAACAGCACACCCAAGCGTTGCCAACCGTGTATTAACAGATAAACACAAGCCTTTCACATTTATAGACACCGCCGGGGCAGGTTATGAAGAGCAAAGCGAAGGAACAAGTATTGCAAACCACGAAGAAGCGGCATTTATAGCCAAACATATAACATCCATGAATTATCCGGCTAACACCAGTTTGGCGGTGATTGCACCGTACAAAGAACAGGTAAATTTGCTTAAAAAAGTATTAGTTGATACTAATGCCGATGTAAATACCGTTGATGGATTTCAGGGCCAGGAGCGCGACGTTGTTTATATTTCACTAACGAGGAGTAATAATGACGGTAGCATAGGATTTTTGTCGGACTACCGGCGCATAAATGTTGCTCTTACAAGGGCTAAGCTTAAGCTGGTAATAATTGGCGATAGTGCTACATTAGCACAAACCCCCTTCTACGCTGAATTGATCAGTTATGCTGAAAATATTGATGGATATGAAAGTGTGTGGGATTATTAA
- a CDS encoding DUF4249 domain-containing protein, with product MSASFALACTVLVCACKEKYTPTLKDINPNYLVIDGFINTGGDSTIFKISRTFKIDNKAVSAPERSAIVTVESDGGLNVMLPELTSKPGTYSIPSLGQDQTKKYRLRVKTKEGKEYLSDFVESKVSQPVNITCEVRHGNVLNMYANSSDPTGKSRYYRFNYEETWEYVAPFLSSLKVVDHQLRDRVFPQDDIYHCYRYVKSGRIALASTQSLTEDKLADYTLEVIPEESEKIRMQYSIYVEQYVLTKAGFDFFEALRKNTEQVGSIFDSQPSQLFGNISCITAPNETVIGFVSAGTVTKKRIVLLAKELPFPPKPVLTYGCVTRKLKGRLVKELILDPSSPEFLPLYEDHDDNDSLIVTAAPCADCRLRGGILTKPSYWRQ from the coding sequence ATGTCAGCGAGTTTCGCACTTGCCTGTACGGTATTGGTATGTGCTTGCAAGGAAAAGTATACTCCTACACTTAAAGATATTAACCCCAACTATTTGGTTATTGACGGTTTTATAAATACAGGCGGAGACTCGACGATTTTTAAGATTAGCCGCACATTTAAGATTGATAACAAGGCTGTTAGCGCACCTGAGCGGAGTGCAATAGTTACAGTTGAAAGTGATGGCGGTTTGAATGTTATGCTTCCGGAGTTAACATCAAAGCCAGGAACATATTCAATACCATCTTTGGGACAAGACCAAACAAAAAAGTACCGATTAAGGGTAAAAACTAAAGAAGGAAAAGAATATCTGTCGGATTTTGTGGAAAGTAAGGTATCACAACCGGTGAATATTACCTGTGAAGTAAGGCATGGCAATGTTTTGAATATGTATGCAAATTCATCTGATCCAACCGGCAAAAGCCGTTATTACAGGTTTAACTACGAGGAAACGTGGGAGTATGTAGCGCCATTTCTATCATCACTTAAAGTGGTTGATCATCAACTCCGCGATAGGGTTTTCCCTCAGGATGACATATATCATTGCTACCGCTATGTAAAATCAGGAAGAATTGCCTTGGCAAGTACACAATCTTTAACTGAAGATAAACTCGCAGACTATACCTTGGAGGTTATACCGGAAGAATCTGAAAAGATACGAATGCAGTATAGCATATATGTGGAGCAATACGTACTTACCAAAGCGGGTTTTGATTTTTTTGAAGCGCTAAGAAAAAACACTGAGCAGGTAGGCAGTATATTCGATAGCCAACCTTCGCAATTATTTGGCAATATAAGTTGTATAACTGCGCCAAACGAAACCGTTATAGGCTTTGTAAGCGCCGGCACAGTAACAAAAAAAAGAATAGTATTATTGGCTAAAGAACTTCCTTTTCCTCCCAAGCCTGTTCTAACCTATGGATGCGTTACAAGAAAATTAAAAGGACGGTTGGTAAAAGAGTTAATACTTGACCCCTCGTCGCCTGAATTTCTGCCACTATACGAAGACCATGATGATAATGATAGCTTAATTGTAACCGCTGCTCCATGTGCAGATTGCCGATTGCGTGGTGGAATTCTCACCAAACCATCTTATTGGAGGCAGTGA
- a CDS encoding DUF4249 domain-containing protein, with amino-acid sequence MTRMGVKTNNWITSITLIGMLLCACKEKYVPVLKDVNPNYLVIDGFINTGGDSTIFKISRTFKVDSKAIVSPERNAVVTVESDGGLTVLLPELPSKPGTYSVPSLVQDHTKKYRLRVRTNNGKIYLSDFVESKVAQPVSISYDVRHGNLNMYANSTDPGGNSRYYKFAYEETWEYVAPFNSQYKVVNRAIVPRVYPQDDIYHCYRYVKSGRIALASTLSLTEDKVADFTLEVIPETSEKIQRQYSIYVEQTVLTKAGFEFFETLRKNTEQVGSIFDSQPSQLFGNIHCTTAPDETVIGFVSAGTVTKKRTVLLAKELPFSIKGVNLYGCTADILQGQDIRDLITNPSSPEYLPLYYDEQFNLYATQQPCADCRLRGGTLTMPPYFIK; translated from the coding sequence ATGACAAGAATGGGAGTTAAAACGAATAATTGGATAACATCTATAACACTAATAGGCATGCTATTGTGTGCCTGTAAAGAAAAGTATGTGCCTGTTTTAAAGGATGTTAATCCCAACTATCTCGTTATTGACGGTTTTATAAATACAGGAGGCGACTCTACAATTTTCAAAATCAGCCGTACATTTAAAGTTGATAGTAAAGCTATCGTGTCACCGGAAAGAAATGCAGTTGTTACAGTTGAGAGTGATGGCGGTTTAACTGTTTTGCTTCCGGAACTGCCCTCAAAGCCCGGAACCTATTCGGTGCCGTCTTTGGTGCAAGATCATACAAAGAAGTACAGGCTGCGGGTAAGAACGAATAATGGCAAAATTTATCTTTCTGATTTTGTTGAAAGTAAGGTTGCTCAACCGGTTAGTATCTCTTATGATGTAAGGCATGGTAATCTCAACATGTACGCTAATTCAACTGACCCAGGCGGCAATAGCCGTTATTACAAATTTGCATATGAAGAAACGTGGGAGTATGTTGCGCCGTTTAATTCTCAGTACAAGGTAGTAAACCGTGCTATAGTGCCGAGGGTTTACCCGCAAGATGATATTTACCATTGCTATCGCTATGTAAAGTCGGGAAGGATTGCCTTGGCGAGTACGCTATCATTAACGGAGGATAAAGTCGCTGATTTTACCCTGGAAGTTATACCGGAGACGTCGGAAAAGATACAAAGGCAGTATAGTATTTATGTGGAGCAAACAGTACTCACTAAGGCCGGCTTTGAGTTTTTTGAAACACTAAGAAAAAATACCGAACAGGTAGGTAGCATTTTTGATAGTCAACCATCGCAATTGTTTGGTAACATCCACTGCACAACCGCGCCCGACGAAACTGTAATTGGCTTTGTAAGTGCCGGTACAGTAACAAAAAAACGAACAGTGTTGCTTGCTAAAGAACTCCCTTTCTCTATTAAGGGTGTTAATTTATACGGATGTACTGCAGATATTTTGCAAGGACAAGACATAAGGGACTTGATAACTAATCCCTCATCGCCTGAATACTTGCCTTTATACTACGACGAACAGTTTAATTTATACGCGACTCAGCAACCATGTGCAGACTGTCGTTTGCGCGGTGGAACGCTCACTATGCCCCCTTATTTTATAAAGTAA